A stretch of DNA from Anaerobacillus isosaccharinicus:
TCGAAGTTGGATTGAAGAAGAGGAAAGTTATTTGTTAAATGGCTACGTTTCGCCTACTTCATCAATGTTTAAACAAATACAACAATTCAAGGCATAAAAAGGAGTATATATGTACGATCAATTTTCAAATGGTGAAACATTAAAGCAAATCGTTTTAGAAGTTGAAGAACAAATTCAAGAAATACATAAAAAAATTGAAATGGTGATGGAAGAAAACCAGTTAAACGTCTTACAAGCGTTTCGAAGTCATCAAGTGTCTGATTTCCACTTCACACCATCGACAGGTTATGGTTATGATGATGTTGGTCGAGATACGTTAGAATCAATTTATGCTCATGTATTTGGAGGAGAAGCAGCAATTGTTCGTCCTCAAATTATTTCAGGGACCCATGCTATAGCTACATGTTTATTTGGAGTCTTACGACCGGGTGATGAGCTGCTCTATATTACCGGTAAGCCATATGATACGTTAGAGGAAGTTGTAGGGAGTAGAGGCAATGGCAATGGATCACTTAAGGAATTTGGAATTACTTATGACTGTGTTGACCTAACTTCTGAAGGTAAGGTAGATTTTGATGAAGTAGTGAAAAAAGTAAAAGGTAATACAAAAGTGATTGGGATCCAAAGATCTAAAGGATACGCTAATCGGCCGTCTTATACAATTAGTGAAATTAAAGAAATGATTACCTTCGTGAAAGAAATAAAGGAAGATGTCATTGTTTTCGTAGATAATTGCTATGGTGAATTTGTTGAGACGATGGAACCTTGTCACGTTGGAGCAGACTTAATAGCTGGATCGTTAATTAAAAATCCAGGCGGAGGAATCGTGAAAACTGGAGGCTATATTGTTGGAAAAGAAACGTTAGTAGATTTAGCCTCATATCGACTGGCTGCTCCAGGTATAGGGAAAGAAGGAGGAGCATCGTTATATAGTTTGCAAGAAATGTATCAA
This window harbors:
- a CDS encoding aminotransferase class I/II-fold pyridoxal phosphate-dependent enzyme, coding for MYDQFSNGETLKQIVLEVEEQIQEIHKKIEMVMEENQLNVLQAFRSHQVSDFHFTPSTGYGYDDVGRDTLESIYAHVFGGEAAIVRPQIISGTHAIATCLFGVLRPGDELLYITGKPYDTLEEVVGSRGNGNGSLKEFGITYDCVDLTSEGKVDFDEVVKKVKGNTKVIGIQRSKGYANRPSYTISEIKEMITFVKEIKEDVIVFVDNCYGEFVETMEPCHVGADLIAGSLIKNPGGGIVKTGGYIVGKETLVDLASYRLAAPGIGKEGGASLYSLQEMYQGFFLAPHIVGQALKGAVFTAAFLEKLQFSTNPKWDAKRTDLIQSVQFDQASTMIAFCQGIQQAAPVNAHVTPYPSPMPGYVDEVIMAAGTFIQGASIEFSADGPLRPPYVAYVQGGLTYGHVKIGILTAVDHLAKKGLLTF